The Vespa velutina chromosome 4, iVesVel2.1, whole genome shotgun sequence genome has a window encoding:
- the LOC124948387 gene encoding hemicentin-2 isoform X2 → MSIMSLGLNFYGTNVRRETAETPETFMMRIVFLTLGYFLLLTREVKGTTEAWLESEKYAEVGTEVLLPCILKPPQCGALQSIDWYRAGTRIFAFSEGTGLMRSNDGVASSDDRLDIEYMLNSTTAYLKMIDVKLKDEGLYRCETVYSAGNLDCNNIQHVTLNVTIKPVNVHVIDENTKNILSPDATFGPIDEGSTISLTCQSGEGRPVPTVQWFKGDQQLEAVASSTIDANGIGTGRSSLKMQVTREELGDIFTCKVNSVALLEPITDDIKLDIHVRPLKMDLSGVVGHAVQGTKILLQCTVSSARPAANVTWYNGSEPLTISNEKYELFETKIFENNDSTSKTISYLAFTASAYENGKTFSCIAENPVIRTKRLKPMKEVITIKVLYPPIINMRPINITVNETDDFIIYCDYEANPITLTKVTWLQDDLELTLDEEHYEGGITVNTALIVKNATATDMGSYKCILENSVGATSSKENVNVSVLYKPVVEVISDPGTPVNEEERLNVSLSCTVLSGNPEILTAVRWYLDGDLLKELPDCTMNYTITSTLTEESSSICDIDPSKLLLEAVGRSFHGDYSCEGRNEAGWGPMSPSTSVTIYYKPGPATISYEPKEVVKGQRLTIACSVLDPGRPIINSFKWFRDLYRLTDQTNSLLDIESADVKVAANFTCMASNDAGDGYPATTSIDVSVAPTFIQALENYQGFVYNSINVSLVCWIECVPDCNVSWYRNDQLIDFDTTNRYYLTNSYMPLDYEKNYFASIQSNLTWNLTALANGRLDHIDDDAKFTCKSSDNGIGKPIESTTQFHVEFPPENMTISKKIINVTVDTIPETVSCDAKAYPNATFRWFREGSNDTIIKGQILDLNTPIPRRSNGTYYCEASNHHGKQNISLVVNVQFKPDCHIQRERLKDQDYISCSAIGNPEEINFIWSVENDNETIEPDFKIEDGISYVLLDTSITKFRTYVCIANNSIGQSTACELDITGDVPWWYRMDGNLLLIAIIVSIIIILAIIIVCVVILIICRRKRKQIKYSNENGNNNQANNMTETMADGTTKTFYENLPFHGIQAPPNKAFSPGFSDLDYADVDYRSYGPINYKAASIALFQKQQAIQRQQQQNQQEERRPQMYGISDDNEELL, encoded by the exons ATTGGACATCGAATATATGCTCAATTCTACTACAGCTTATCTGAAAATGATCGATGTTAAACTTAAGGACGAAGGACTTTACAGATGCGAAACTGTATACTCAGCTGGAAATTTGGATTGCAATAATATTCAACACGTAACACTTAACGTTACGA TAAAACCCGTTAACGTACATGTCATCGACGAGAACACAAAGAACATTTTAAGTCCGGATGCAACATTTGGACCGATAGACGAAGGTTCAACTATTTCACTGACTTGCCAGAGTGGCGAGGGTAGACCGGTTCCCACGGTGCAGTGGTTTAAGGGTGATCAACAGCTCGAAG cCGTAGCATCATCAACGATTGACGCCAATGGCATAGGCACCGGTAGAAGCTCATTGAAGATGCAAGTGACTCGTGAGGAGCTCGGCGATATTTTCACGTGCAAGGTCAACAGCGTTGCTCTTCTAGAACCCATCACTGACGACATTAAACTCGACATTCACG tGCGCCCATTAAAAATGGATTTGAGCGGAGTGGTCGGTCACGCTGTGCaaggaacaaaaatattattacaatgtaCCGTAAGTTCAGCTAGACCAGCTGCCAATGTGACTTGGTACAATGGATCGGAACCATTGACTATTAGTAACGAAAAATACGAACTATTTGAgacgaaaatatttgaaaat AACGACAGTACGTCAAAAACTATAAGCTATCTTGCATTTACCGCATCGGCATACGAAAATGGGAAAACGTTTAGCTGTATCGCTGAAAATCCTGTTATACGTACCAAACGTCTAAAACCAATGAAGGAAGTAATCACGATCAAAGTattat ATCCACCGATAATTAATATGAGACCGATCAACATAACCGTCAATGAAAcggatgattttattatttattgcgaTTACGAGGCTAATCCAATCACATTGACCAAAGTTACATg GTTACAAGACGATCTAGAGTTAACATTGGACGAGGAACATTACGAAGGTGGTATCACGGTTAATACGGCATTAATCGTAAAGAATGCTACCGCTACCGATATGGGTTCCTATAAATGCATTTTAGAGAATAGCGTTGGCGCTACGAGCTCGAAGGAGAACGTAAATGTGTCCGTTTTAT ATAAACCTGTGGTCGAAGTGATATCGGATCCAGGGACCCCAGTGAACGAGGAAGAACGTTTGAACGTGTCGCTGAGTTGCACAGTACTATCTGGAAATCCAGAGATCCTAACGGCTGTACGTTGGTACTTGGATGGTGACCTTTTAAAAGAACTTCCAGATTGTACGATGAACTATACGATAACGTCAACGTTAACCGAAGAATCCTCGAGTATTTGCGACATTGACCCTAGCAAACTGTTATTGGAAGCTGTTGGACGTTCCTTTCATGGGGATTATTCTTGCGAGGGTAGAAACGAAGCTGGCTGGGGTCCCATGTCTCCGAGTACATCGGTCACGATTTATt ATAAACCTGGTCCAGCTACAATATCTTACGAACCGAAAGAAGTTGTGAAAGGACAACGACTAACTATTGCCTGTTCTGTCCTTGATCCTGGACGACCAATAATAAATAGTTTCAAATGGTTTCGCGATTTGTACAGGCTAACCGATCAAACCAATTCTTTACTCGATATCGAATCGGCCGACGTTAAGGTTGCCGCTAATTTTACGTGCATGGCTTCCAACGATGCCGGTGATGGATATCCTGCTACGACGTCGATTGATGTGTCag tGGCACCTACGTTCATTCAAGCCCTAGAAAATTATCAAGGATTCGTTTACAATTCGATAAACGTTAGCCTTGTTTGTTGGATCGAGTGCGTTCCAGATTGTAATGTATCTTGGTATAGAAACGATCAATTGATCGATTTCGATACGaccaatcgttattatttaacgaaCAGTTATATGCCGTTGGATTATGAGAAGAATTATTTTGCAAGTATACAATCTAATTTAACATGGAACTTGACTGCATTGGCAAATGGCCGTCTCGATCATATCGACGATGACGCCAAATTCACTTGTAAAAGCAGTGACAATGGTATTGGAAAACCCATAGAAAGTACCACGCAATTTCACGTAGAAT TCCCACCGGAGAACATGACGATCtcgaagaagataataaacgTGACGGTGGACACTATACCGGAAACTGTCAGTTGCGACGCAAAGGCTTATCCAAACGCGACCTTCAGATGGTTCCGCGAGGGTTCGAACGATACTATAATAAAAGGACAAATACTCGATTTAAATACACCTATACCAAGGCGTAGCAATGGGACTTATTATTGCGAGGCATCGAATCATCATgggaaacaaaatatttcgcTTGTGGTGAACGTGCAAT TTAAGCCTGACTGTCACATACAGCGGGAACGATTGAAGGATCAGGATTACATCAGCTGTTCGGCAATTGGAAATCCAgaagaaatcaattttatctGGTCCGTAGAAAATGACAACGAAACGATAGAGCCAGATTTCAAGATAGAGGACGGGATAAGCTATGTACTTTTAGATACTTCAATCACGAAATTTCGAACGTACGTGTGCATTGCCAACAATTCAATCGGCCAATCTACCGCATGCGAGTTGGATATAACCG GAGATGTACCCTGGTGGTATCGTATGGACGGTAACCTGTTACTGATTGCAATAAtcgtatcgattattataatacttgcGATAATTATCGTCTGTgtagttatattaataatttgcaGACGTAAAAGGAAGCAAATCAAAT aCTCAAATGAAAATGGTAACAATAATCAGGCAAATAATATGACGGAAACAATGGCGGACGGTACAACAAAAACGTTTTACGAAAATTTACCGTTTCATGGTATTCAAGCGCCGCCTAATAAG GCGTTCAGTCCGGGATTTTCTGATTTGGATTATGCCGATGTAGATTATCGTTCATACGGGCCTATCAATTATAAAGCTGCCAGTATCGCGCTGTTTCAAAAGCAACAGGCTATACAgagacaacaacaacaaaatcaacaagaagaaagaagaccACAAATGTACGGTATATCGGATGATAACGAGGAACTACtttaa
- the LOC124948387 gene encoding hemicentin-2 isoform X1, which produces MSIMSLGLNFYGTNVRRETAETPETFMMRIVFLTLGYFLLLTREVKGTTEAWLESEKYAEVGTEVLLPCILKPPQCGALQSIDWYRAGTRIFAFSEGTGLMRSNDGVASSDDRLDIEYMLNSTTAYLKMIDVKLKDEGLYRCETVYSAGNLDCNNIQHVTLNVTIKPVNVHVIDENTKNILSPDATFGPIDEGSTISLTCQSGEGRPVPTVQWFKGDQQLEAVASSTIDANGIGTGRSSLKMQVTREELGDIFTCKVNSVALLEPITDDIKLDIHVRPLKMDLSGVVGHAVQGTKILLQCTVSSARPAANVTWYNGSEPLTISNEKYELFETKIFENGNDSTSKTISYLAFTASAYENGKTFSCIAENPVIRTKRLKPMKEVITIKVLYPPIINMRPINITVNETDDFIIYCDYEANPITLTKVTWLQDDLELTLDEEHYEGGITVNTALIVKNATATDMGSYKCILENSVGATSSKENVNVSVLYKPVVEVISDPGTPVNEEERLNVSLSCTVLSGNPEILTAVRWYLDGDLLKELPDCTMNYTITSTLTEESSSICDIDPSKLLLEAVGRSFHGDYSCEGRNEAGWGPMSPSTSVTIYYKPGPATISYEPKEVVKGQRLTIACSVLDPGRPIINSFKWFRDLYRLTDQTNSLLDIESADVKVAANFTCMASNDAGDGYPATTSIDVSVAPTFIQALENYQGFVYNSINVSLVCWIECVPDCNVSWYRNDQLIDFDTTNRYYLTNSYMPLDYEKNYFASIQSNLTWNLTALANGRLDHIDDDAKFTCKSSDNGIGKPIESTTQFHVEFPPENMTISKKIINVTVDTIPETVSCDAKAYPNATFRWFREGSNDTIIKGQILDLNTPIPRRSNGTYYCEASNHHGKQNISLVVNVQFKPDCHIQRERLKDQDYISCSAIGNPEEINFIWSVENDNETIEPDFKIEDGISYVLLDTSITKFRTYVCIANNSIGQSTACELDITGDVPWWYRMDGNLLLIAIIVSIIIILAIIIVCVVILIICRRKRKQIKYSNENGNNNQANNMTETMADGTTKTFYENLPFHGIQAPPNKAFSPGFSDLDYADVDYRSYGPINYKAASIALFQKQQAIQRQQQQNQQEERRPQMYGISDDNEELL; this is translated from the exons ATTGGACATCGAATATATGCTCAATTCTACTACAGCTTATCTGAAAATGATCGATGTTAAACTTAAGGACGAAGGACTTTACAGATGCGAAACTGTATACTCAGCTGGAAATTTGGATTGCAATAATATTCAACACGTAACACTTAACGTTACGA TAAAACCCGTTAACGTACATGTCATCGACGAGAACACAAAGAACATTTTAAGTCCGGATGCAACATTTGGACCGATAGACGAAGGTTCAACTATTTCACTGACTTGCCAGAGTGGCGAGGGTAGACCGGTTCCCACGGTGCAGTGGTTTAAGGGTGATCAACAGCTCGAAG cCGTAGCATCATCAACGATTGACGCCAATGGCATAGGCACCGGTAGAAGCTCATTGAAGATGCAAGTGACTCGTGAGGAGCTCGGCGATATTTTCACGTGCAAGGTCAACAGCGTTGCTCTTCTAGAACCCATCACTGACGACATTAAACTCGACATTCACG tGCGCCCATTAAAAATGGATTTGAGCGGAGTGGTCGGTCACGCTGTGCaaggaacaaaaatattattacaatgtaCCGTAAGTTCAGCTAGACCAGCTGCCAATGTGACTTGGTACAATGGATCGGAACCATTGACTATTAGTAACGAAAAATACGAACTATTTGAgacgaaaatatttgaaaat GGG AACGACAGTACGTCAAAAACTATAAGCTATCTTGCATTTACCGCATCGGCATACGAAAATGGGAAAACGTTTAGCTGTATCGCTGAAAATCCTGTTATACGTACCAAACGTCTAAAACCAATGAAGGAAGTAATCACGATCAAAGTattat ATCCACCGATAATTAATATGAGACCGATCAACATAACCGTCAATGAAAcggatgattttattatttattgcgaTTACGAGGCTAATCCAATCACATTGACCAAAGTTACATg GTTACAAGACGATCTAGAGTTAACATTGGACGAGGAACATTACGAAGGTGGTATCACGGTTAATACGGCATTAATCGTAAAGAATGCTACCGCTACCGATATGGGTTCCTATAAATGCATTTTAGAGAATAGCGTTGGCGCTACGAGCTCGAAGGAGAACGTAAATGTGTCCGTTTTAT ATAAACCTGTGGTCGAAGTGATATCGGATCCAGGGACCCCAGTGAACGAGGAAGAACGTTTGAACGTGTCGCTGAGTTGCACAGTACTATCTGGAAATCCAGAGATCCTAACGGCTGTACGTTGGTACTTGGATGGTGACCTTTTAAAAGAACTTCCAGATTGTACGATGAACTATACGATAACGTCAACGTTAACCGAAGAATCCTCGAGTATTTGCGACATTGACCCTAGCAAACTGTTATTGGAAGCTGTTGGACGTTCCTTTCATGGGGATTATTCTTGCGAGGGTAGAAACGAAGCTGGCTGGGGTCCCATGTCTCCGAGTACATCGGTCACGATTTATt ATAAACCTGGTCCAGCTACAATATCTTACGAACCGAAAGAAGTTGTGAAAGGACAACGACTAACTATTGCCTGTTCTGTCCTTGATCCTGGACGACCAATAATAAATAGTTTCAAATGGTTTCGCGATTTGTACAGGCTAACCGATCAAACCAATTCTTTACTCGATATCGAATCGGCCGACGTTAAGGTTGCCGCTAATTTTACGTGCATGGCTTCCAACGATGCCGGTGATGGATATCCTGCTACGACGTCGATTGATGTGTCag tGGCACCTACGTTCATTCAAGCCCTAGAAAATTATCAAGGATTCGTTTACAATTCGATAAACGTTAGCCTTGTTTGTTGGATCGAGTGCGTTCCAGATTGTAATGTATCTTGGTATAGAAACGATCAATTGATCGATTTCGATACGaccaatcgttattatttaacgaaCAGTTATATGCCGTTGGATTATGAGAAGAATTATTTTGCAAGTATACAATCTAATTTAACATGGAACTTGACTGCATTGGCAAATGGCCGTCTCGATCATATCGACGATGACGCCAAATTCACTTGTAAAAGCAGTGACAATGGTATTGGAAAACCCATAGAAAGTACCACGCAATTTCACGTAGAAT TCCCACCGGAGAACATGACGATCtcgaagaagataataaacgTGACGGTGGACACTATACCGGAAACTGTCAGTTGCGACGCAAAGGCTTATCCAAACGCGACCTTCAGATGGTTCCGCGAGGGTTCGAACGATACTATAATAAAAGGACAAATACTCGATTTAAATACACCTATACCAAGGCGTAGCAATGGGACTTATTATTGCGAGGCATCGAATCATCATgggaaacaaaatatttcgcTTGTGGTGAACGTGCAAT TTAAGCCTGACTGTCACATACAGCGGGAACGATTGAAGGATCAGGATTACATCAGCTGTTCGGCAATTGGAAATCCAgaagaaatcaattttatctGGTCCGTAGAAAATGACAACGAAACGATAGAGCCAGATTTCAAGATAGAGGACGGGATAAGCTATGTACTTTTAGATACTTCAATCACGAAATTTCGAACGTACGTGTGCATTGCCAACAATTCAATCGGCCAATCTACCGCATGCGAGTTGGATATAACCG GAGATGTACCCTGGTGGTATCGTATGGACGGTAACCTGTTACTGATTGCAATAAtcgtatcgattattataatacttgcGATAATTATCGTCTGTgtagttatattaataatttgcaGACGTAAAAGGAAGCAAATCAAAT aCTCAAATGAAAATGGTAACAATAATCAGGCAAATAATATGACGGAAACAATGGCGGACGGTACAACAAAAACGTTTTACGAAAATTTACCGTTTCATGGTATTCAAGCGCCGCCTAATAAG GCGTTCAGTCCGGGATTTTCTGATTTGGATTATGCCGATGTAGATTATCGTTCATACGGGCCTATCAATTATAAAGCTGCCAGTATCGCGCTGTTTCAAAAGCAACAGGCTATACAgagacaacaacaacaaaatcaacaagaagaaagaagaccACAAATGTACGGTATATCGGATGATAACGAGGAACTACtttaa